In a genomic window of Croceibacterium sp. TMG7-5b_MA50:
- a CDS encoding calcium-binding protein gives MFWFLDRDLTLNTSCDWQILIGLNGNDRLSSKHNNTTLIGNGGNDTLTTDMIRGFNYTRDVRGAQFGGSGNDKLFFQSATASKYVGVVQDGGSGDDLIESYTYLLGNGTLQCEKSLMETCVSGDSGNDVIKIEATLQKADGHISNKAFGGSGNDSIYLSADTLDSVAGSTGKNYAEGGTGNDTMVARGYGSTQDSLVNVLYGESGHDTLTAYIFNKMGASLLYGGEGDDTLSTFGGKGNKLFGGSGNDKLIGGEGDDILIGGTGNDTMSTGEGLDLVVFGCNSGQDVLTQFCIYRDKIVFEDGQSFKSLSVGAEGTTLFFNDGSSVLVMGEFTTDLTAYFG, from the coding sequence ATGTTCTGGTTCCTTGACCGTGACCTGACGCTGAACACCAGCTGCGACTGGCAGATCCTGATCGGCTTGAACGGCAATGATCGCCTGTCCAGCAAGCACAACAACACCACGCTGATCGGCAATGGCGGCAACGACACCCTGACCACCGACATGATCCGCGGCTTCAACTACACCCGCGACGTGCGCGGCGCGCAGTTCGGCGGCAGCGGCAACGACAAGCTGTTCTTCCAGTCGGCCACCGCGTCCAAGTATGTCGGCGTGGTGCAGGACGGTGGTTCGGGTGACGACCTGATCGAATCCTATACCTACCTGCTCGGCAACGGCACGCTCCAGTGCGAGAAGTCGCTGATGGAAACCTGCGTTTCCGGCGACAGCGGCAACGATGTGATCAAGATCGAGGCCACGCTGCAGAAGGCCGACGGCCATATCAGCAACAAGGCGTTCGGCGGCAGTGGCAATGACAGCATCTACCTGTCGGCCGACACGCTGGACAGCGTCGCCGGCTCCACCGGCAAGAACTACGCCGAGGGCGGCACGGGCAACGACACCATGGTCGCGCGCGGTTATGGCTCCACGCAGGACAGCCTCGTGAACGTGCTGTACGGCGAGAGCGGCCACGACACGCTGACCGCCTACATCTTCAACAAGATGGGCGCGAGCCTGCTGTATGGCGGCGAAGGCGACGACACGCTGAGCACGTTCGGCGGCAAGGGCAACAAGCTGTTCGGCGGCAGCGGCAACGACAAGCTGATCGGCGGCGAAGGCGACGACATCCTGATCGGCGGCACCGGCAACGACACCATGAGCACCGGCGAGGGCCTGGACCTGGTCGTGTTCGGCTGCAATTCGGGCCAGGACGTGCTGACCCAGTTCTGCATCTACCGCGACAAGATCGTGTTCGAGGACGGCCAGAGCTTCAAGTCGCTGTCCGTGGGCGCGGAAGGCACCACGCTGTTCTTCAACGACGGCAGCAGCGTGCTGGTCATGGGTGAGTTCACCACCGACCTGACCGCCTACTTCGGCTGA
- a CDS encoding BCCT family transporter, whose product MNPRVFWGASAIIAILLGSTLLAPGTSDAVFSVAQDWVIRTFGWFYVSAVAAFVVVVLVLGFGPAGRLKLGPDDAEPDFPYASWLAMLFAAGMGIGLMYFAVAEPIQHFTSPPDVEPRTFDAAREAMAITFHHYGIHAWAVYALVGLSLAYFSHRKGLPLTLRSGLHPIFGKRINGPLGDAIDIFGVCGTVFGVSTSLGFGVAQMSAGLAFNYGLPDTITVQVIVIAVVMGAATLSVLSGADKGVRRLSELNLMLAVLLMIFVMLWGPTLFLLRALVQNFGLYLDHFVSRTFTLYAYEPRAWMADWTLFYWSWWIAWSPFVGMFIARISRGRTIRQFVIGVLFVPAGFTFLWMTVFGNTAIALDLGGAAGGISAAVSENLSTALFKFLDYLPGAGFTSTLAIVLVAVFFITSADSGALVIDTLASGGVEDTPRWQRVYWCLLLGATATLLLMAGGLGALQTATLLAALPFACIMLLLAVGLVRQTGADLAGIAISEEAPPIGEQLKRLFVPASKAEILRQMASKGEPALRSVCEAMQEEGWADSHIDREDERIVLTISFAPDRVFTYRLEPRSRPLAAYTALEASEARRSNTWTLSAQTGVQGRPRDLTGYSTEQIAGDILNQLEGWRPIGAAAVASATVQPG is encoded by the coding sequence ATGAACCCGCGTGTCTTCTGGGGCGCGTCCGCCATCATCGCGATCCTGCTGGGCAGTACGCTGCTGGCGCCGGGCACGTCGGATGCAGTCTTCAGCGTCGCCCAGGATTGGGTGATCCGGACCTTTGGCTGGTTCTACGTGTCGGCCGTGGCCGCCTTCGTGGTGGTCGTGCTGGTGCTTGGCTTCGGGCCGGCGGGTCGGCTGAAGCTGGGGCCGGACGATGCGGAGCCCGATTTCCCCTATGCCTCCTGGCTGGCGATGCTGTTCGCCGCAGGCATGGGCATCGGGCTGATGTACTTCGCCGTCGCGGAGCCGATCCAGCACTTCACCTCGCCCCCTGACGTGGAGCCTCGCACCTTCGACGCCGCGCGCGAGGCGATGGCGATCACATTCCACCATTACGGTATTCATGCCTGGGCGGTGTATGCACTCGTCGGCCTCAGCCTTGCCTATTTCTCCCACCGCAAGGGCCTGCCCCTGACGCTGCGGTCTGGGCTGCACCCGATCTTCGGCAAGCGGATCAACGGCCCGCTGGGCGATGCGATCGACATCTTCGGCGTGTGCGGCACGGTGTTCGGCGTCTCCACCTCGCTCGGCTTCGGCGTCGCGCAGATGAGCGCGGGGCTGGCATTCAACTACGGGCTGCCCGACACGATCACCGTGCAGGTCATCGTCATCGCCGTGGTGATGGGCGCGGCCACGCTGTCGGTGCTGAGCGGGGCGGACAAGGGCGTCAGGCGCCTGTCAGAACTGAACCTGATGCTGGCCGTGCTGCTGATGATCTTCGTGATGCTGTGGGGGCCAACCTTGTTCCTGCTGCGCGCGCTGGTGCAGAATTTTGGCCTCTATCTCGACCATTTCGTATCGCGGACTTTCACCCTGTACGCCTACGAACCGCGGGCGTGGATGGCTGACTGGACGCTGTTCTATTGGTCGTGGTGGATCGCCTGGTCACCGTTCGTCGGCATGTTCATCGCCCGCATTTCACGCGGGCGGACAATCCGGCAATTCGTGATCGGCGTACTGTTCGTGCCGGCCGGCTTCACCTTCCTGTGGATGACGGTGTTCGGCAACACCGCCATCGCGCTGGATCTGGGCGGGGCAGCCGGCGGCATTTCGGCGGCGGTCAGCGAGAACCTGTCCACTGCCTTGTTCAAGTTCCTGGACTACCTGCCGGGGGCGGGCTTCACCAGCACGCTGGCGATCGTGCTGGTGGCGGTGTTCTTCATCACCTCGGCCGATTCAGGCGCGCTGGTGATCGACACGCTGGCATCGGGCGGCGTGGAGGACACGCCCCGCTGGCAACGGGTGTATTGGTGCCTGCTGCTGGGCGCGACCGCGACCCTGCTGCTGATGGCGGGCGGACTTGGCGCGTTGCAGACCGCGACGCTGCTGGCTGCGCTGCCCTTCGCCTGCATCATGCTGCTGTTGGCGGTGGGGCTGGTGCGCCAGACCGGCGCCGACCTTGCCGGCATCGCCATCTCGGAAGAGGCCCCTCCGATCGGTGAGCAGTTGAAGCGGCTGTTCGTCCCTGCCAGCAAGGCGGAGATCCTGCGGCAGATGGCCAGCAAGGGCGAACCGGCGCTGCGATCAGTGTGCGAGGCGATGCAGGAGGAAGGCTGGGCCGACAGCCATATCGACCGGGAGGACGAGCGGATTGTGCTGACCATCAGCTTCGCGCCCGACCGGGTGTTCACATACCGGCTTGAACCGCGCTCCCGCCCCCTCGCTGCCTATACCGCGCTGGAGGCGTCGGAAGCACGGCGGAGCAATACCTGGACCCTTTCCGCCCAGACCGGTGTGCAAGGGCGGCCGCGCGACCTGACCGGCTATTCGACGGAGCAGATCGCGGGCGACATCCTGAACCAGTTGGAAGGCTGGCGCCCGATCGGCGCCGCGGCGGTCGCCAGCGCGACTGTCCAGCCCGGCTGA
- the bfr gene encoding bacterioferritin — MKGDAIVIEYLNKALTNELTAINQYWLHYRALQHWGVQRLAEHERHESIDEMKHADWLSERILFLDGLPNFQQLHRLKVGETVEEILKADLALEEEAVPLLREAIERCEKVRDYVSRELFKRILESEEEHVDFLETQLDMIERMGLQNYVQLNSAPAPEMMANAGEH, encoded by the coding sequence ATGAAGGGTGACGCCATCGTCATCGAGTACCTGAACAAGGCACTCACCAACGAACTGACCGCCATCAACCAGTACTGGCTGCATTACCGCGCGCTGCAGCATTGGGGCGTTCAGCGCTTGGCCGAGCATGAGCGGCACGAATCCATCGACGAGATGAAGCATGCCGACTGGCTGTCGGAACGCATCCTGTTCCTGGACGGTCTGCCCAACTTCCAGCAGCTGCACCGGCTGAAGGTTGGCGAGACGGTCGAGGAGATCCTGAAGGCCGACCTGGCGCTGGAGGAGGAGGCCGTGCCCCTGCTGCGCGAGGCGATCGAGCGTTGCGAGAAGGTGCGCGACTATGTCAGCCGTGAGCTGTTCAAGCGCATCCTCGAATCCGAGGAAGAGCATGTCGACTTCCTGGAGACGCAGCTAGACATGATCGAGCGCATGGGCCTGCAGAACTATGTCCAGCTGAACAGCGCCCCCGCGCCGGAGATGATGGCCAACGCCGGGGAGCATTGA
- a CDS encoding ferredoxin translates to MYICICNAIRECEFRTAALGAGCDASGVYQRLGKRPQCGQCLDDAEDMLEEYRAAACQQKVAA, encoded by the coding sequence ATGTATATCTGTATCTGCAATGCCATCCGCGAATGCGAATTCAGGACCGCCGCGCTCGGTGCCGGGTGCGACGCGTCGGGTGTGTACCAGCGGCTCGGCAAGCGGCCCCAATGCGGGCAGTGCCTGGACGATGCAGAGGACATGCTGGAAGAATATCGCGCCGCCGCCTGCCAGCAGAAGGTCGCCGCCTGA
- a CDS encoding dihydroorotase: protein MKARPLTITGGQLVTPVGVRPGSLRCADGFITAAAGDVAPQDGDEVVDARGALVTPGLVDYGTFAIDKPAFHFGGITRAALMPDQAPPLDHPARVRFAAQSGKPDFWVHPLAAASVGLAGEQLAELALMRDAGARGVATGRRWIGDSGAMLRLLQYAAMLDMVVVTHAEDAGLAGNAVATAGDIATRLGLPSAPAEAEALAIARDIALAELAGAPIHFRQVTTRGGLALVRAAKAKGLAVTAGVTPAHFMLSDLAIKDFRTFARLSPPLRSEADRQAVIAATGDGTIDVIASGHDPRGAEDKRLPFADAAPGMAGAETLLPCTLSLVRDGVIDLPRAFDLLARNPARLLGVAAGELRAGAEADVALIDPERPWVVDSAKMAATAGNTPFDRQPVQGRVLMLWKGGARIAG from the coding sequence ATGAAGGCGCGTCCGCTCACCATCACCGGCGGCCAGCTGGTAACGCCCGTCGGCGTACGGCCGGGATCGCTCCGCTGTGCGGACGGCTTCATCACCGCCGCCGCCGGGGACGTGGCGCCGCAGGACGGGGACGAGGTGGTCGATGCGCGCGGTGCGCTAGTGACGCCGGGGCTGGTCGATTACGGCACCTTCGCCATCGACAAGCCGGCGTTCCATTTCGGCGGCATCACCCGCGCCGCGCTGATGCCCGACCAGGCCCCCCCGCTCGACCATCCCGCCCGCGTGCGCTTCGCGGCACAGAGCGGGAAACCCGATTTCTGGGTCCACCCGCTCGCAGCGGCCAGCGTGGGGCTGGCGGGCGAGCAGCTGGCCGAACTGGCGCTGATGCGCGACGCTGGCGCGCGCGGGGTCGCCACCGGCCGCCGCTGGATTGGCGATTCCGGCGCCATGCTGCGGCTGCTGCAATATGCCGCGATGCTGGATATGGTGGTGGTCACCCATGCGGAGGATGCGGGGCTGGCCGGCAATGCCGTCGCCACCGCCGGCGATATCGCCACGCGCCTGGGCCTGCCCAGCGCGCCGGCGGAGGCGGAGGCGCTGGCCATCGCGCGCGACATCGCCTTGGCGGAGCTGGCAGGCGCGCCGATCCATTTCCGGCAGGTCACGACGCGCGGCGGGCTGGCGCTGGTGCGCGCCGCCAAGGCGAAGGGGCTGGCGGTGACGGCGGGGGTAACGCCGGCGCACTTCATGCTGTCGGACCTCGCCATCAAGGATTTCCGCACCTTTGCCCGCCTGTCGCCACCGCTGCGCAGCGAGGCGGACCGACAGGCGGTGATCGCCGCCACCGGTGACGGCACAATCGACGTGATCGCATCGGGCCACGATCCGCGCGGGGCGGAGGACAAAAGGTTGCCCTTCGCCGACGCGGCGCCGGGCATGGCCGGGGCGGAGACCCTGCTGCCATGCACCCTGTCGCTGGTGCGCGACGGCGTGATTGACCTGCCGCGCGCCTTCGACCTGCTGGCCCGCAATCCCGCGCGCCTGCTGGGCGTGGCGGCGGGCGAGCTGCGCGCCGGGGCGGAAGCCGACGTGGCGCTGATCGATCCGGAACGGCCATGGGTGGTCGATTCGGCCAAGATGGCCGCCACCGCCGGCAACACGCCGTTCGACCGGCAGCCGGTGCAGGGCCGGGTGCTGATGCTGTGGAAGGGCGGTGCCCGGATCGCGGGCTGA
- a CDS encoding aspartate carbamoyltransferase catalytic subunit: MAIEPTTRARYPAGALAFPHRGLLGIAQLQTHEILFLLDEAEQWVALNRRPAKHTDLLAGLTIINAFFENSTRTLLSFEIAGKRLGADVVNMHAAQSSVKKGETLIDTAMTLNAMRADAIVIRHGSSGAVQLIADRVDCPVLNAGDGQHEHPTQALLDALTLRHALRDAGRASSDGMVNGLVVTICGDIRHSRVARSNILCLQALGAVVRVCAPPALMPAEIEAMGVEVFHHFDRALDGAEVVMMLRLQNERMDGQFIPSPREYRHLYGLTPERLARAAPDALVMHPGPMNRGVEIDSNVADSVGRSLITAQVEMGVAIRMACLEVLTRRARQVEGWA, from the coding sequence ATGGCCATCGAACCCACCACCCGCGCCCGCTACCCCGCCGGCGCGCTCGCCTTCCCGCACCGGGGCCTGCTCGGCATCGCGCAGCTGCAGACGCACGAGATCCTGTTCCTGCTGGACGAGGCGGAACAATGGGTGGCGCTGAACCGCCGCCCGGCCAAGCATACCGACCTGCTGGCCGGCCTGACGATCATCAACGCCTTTTTCGAAAACTCCACGCGAACGCTGCTGAGCTTCGAGATCGCGGGCAAGCGGCTGGGGGCGGATGTCGTCAACATGCATGCCGCGCAATCCAGCGTGAAGAAGGGGGAGACGCTGATCGACACCGCCATGACGCTGAACGCGATGCGCGCCGATGCGATCGTGATCCGCCATGGCAGTTCGGGCGCGGTGCAACTGATCGCGGACCGGGTGGACTGCCCGGTGCTGAACGCGGGCGACGGGCAGCACGAACACCCGACGCAGGCGCTGCTCGACGCGCTGACGCTGCGCCATGCCTTGCGCGATGCGGGGCGCGCCAGCAGCGACGGGATGGTGAACGGGCTGGTGGTGACGATCTGCGGCGACATCCGCCACAGCCGGGTCGCCCGATCGAACATCCTGTGCCTGCAGGCGCTGGGTGCGGTGGTGCGGGTCTGCGCGCCCCCTGCGCTGATGCCGGCGGAGATCGAGGCGATGGGGGTGGAGGTGTTCCACCACTTCGATCGCGCGCTGGACGGGGCGGAGGTAGTGATGATGCTGCGCCTCCAGAACGAACGCATGGACGGGCAATTCATCCCTTCCCCCCGCGAATACCGGCACCTCTATGGCCTCACGCCCGAACGGCTGGCGCGCGCCGCGCCCGATGCGCTGGTGATGCATCCCGGCCCGATGAACCGGGGGGTGGAGATCGACAGCAATGTGGCCGACAGCGTGGGCCGGTCGCTCATCACCGCGCAGGTGGAGATGGGCGTCGCCATCCGCATGGCCTGCCTAGAGGTGCTGACCCGCCGGGCGCGGCAGGTGGAGGGCTGGGCATGA
- the sppA gene encoding signal peptide peptidase SppA, with the protein MGFARKVWHLLVGIKDALVLLFMLLFFAALFAALSARPSTDAVREGALLLRLDGTVVEEVAPADPFNLLLPSAAPVREYRARDLVRAIDAAAGDARVKVLALDLSTFLGGGQVHMLEVAGAMDRFRKSGKPVLTYALAYTDDSLLLAAHSTEVWVDPMGGAVVRGPGGENLYYGPALERLGIEARVYRVGTYKSAVEPWELAGMSEPARENAQQLYDTIFARWQEDVAAARPKAQLARASQQLIPLVAANGGDTARAAIAAGLADRAGTLDEWGSRVAERAGADPLVKTPGAFAHTTLDAWLADMGQEGAGMGSGRIGVVTIAGEITDGDAGPGSAGAERIVKALDEALDDDLAGLVVRVDSPGGSVSGSEAIRRAVLRHKAKGIPIAISMANIAASGGYWIATTGDRIFAQPSTATGSIGVFGVIPTFDEALARWGVTSDGVRTTPLSGQPDPIGGFTPEMDSLLQATVGNTYGRFLGLVAQSRGMTPQRVDSLAQGRVWDGGTARQLGLVDQFGGLDEALAWVAGRASLADGEWAPAFLGEEQSGLRAVLAGMMQPEERARVVAPDLFAALSADERDRLGRALTDVTRLLGTQGVQARCLACPAVPRAAPGQPGVDAWAALLRAVSLN; encoded by the coding sequence ATGGGTTTCGCGCGCAAGGTCTGGCATCTGCTGGTGGGCATCAAGGATGCCCTGGTGCTGCTGTTCATGCTGTTGTTCTTCGCAGCCCTGTTCGCGGCGCTGTCCGCCCGGCCCAGCACCGATGCCGTGCGCGAGGGTGCGCTGCTGCTGCGGCTGGACGGCACGGTGGTGGAGGAGGTCGCCCCCGCTGACCCGTTCAACCTGCTGCTGCCATCCGCCGCGCCGGTCCGCGAATATCGCGCGCGCGACCTGGTCCGCGCGATCGACGCGGCAGCGGGCGATGCGCGGGTGAAGGTGCTGGCCCTCGACCTGTCGACCTTCCTTGGCGGTGGGCAGGTGCACATGCTGGAGGTGGCGGGCGCGATGGACCGCTTCCGCAAGAGCGGCAAGCCGGTGCTGACCTACGCCCTTGCCTACACCGACGATTCGCTGCTGCTGGCGGCGCATTCGACGGAGGTGTGGGTGGACCCGATGGGGGGCGCGGTGGTGCGCGGACCCGGTGGGGAGAACCTGTATTACGGTCCCGCGCTGGAACGGCTGGGCATCGAGGCGCGGGTATACCGCGTGGGCACGTACAAGAGCGCGGTGGAGCCGTGGGAGCTGGCCGGCATGTCGGAGCCTGCGCGCGAGAACGCGCAGCAGCTGTATGACACGATCTTCGCGCGCTGGCAGGAAGATGTCGCCGCCGCCCGGCCGAAGGCGCAACTGGCGCGCGCGTCGCAGCAATTGATCCCGCTGGTGGCGGCGAATGGCGGGGACACCGCCCGCGCCGCGATCGCCGCCGGGCTGGCCGACCGCGCCGGCACGCTGGACGAATGGGGCAGCCGCGTGGCGGAACGCGCCGGGGCCGACCCGCTGGTGAAGACGCCGGGCGCCTTCGCCCATACGACCCTGGACGCGTGGCTGGCCGACATGGGGCAGGAGGGCGCCGGAATGGGATCGGGCCGGATCGGCGTGGTGACCATCGCCGGGGAGATCACGGACGGCGATGCCGGGCCGGGCTCCGCCGGGGCGGAACGCATCGTCAAGGCACTGGACGAGGCGCTGGACGACGACCTTGCCGGACTGGTGGTGCGTGTCGATTCGCCGGGCGGCAGCGTCAGCGGGTCGGAGGCGATCCGCCGCGCGGTGCTGCGCCACAAGGCGAAGGGCATTCCCATCGCCATCTCAATGGCCAACATCGCCGCCAGCGGCGGCTATTGGATCGCCACCACGGGCGATCGCATCTTCGCGCAGCCATCCACCGCGACCGGTTCCATCGGTGTGTTCGGCGTGATCCCCACTTTTGACGAGGCGCTGGCCCGCTGGGGCGTCACCAGCGACGGTGTGCGCACCACGCCGCTGTCAGGGCAGCCCGATCCGATCGGCGGCTTCACGCCGGAGATGGATTCGCTGCTGCAGGCGACCGTCGGCAACACCTATGGCCGGTTCCTGGGCCTGGTGGCGCAGAGCCGGGGCATGACGCCGCAACGGGTCGACAGCCTGGCACAGGGCCGGGTGTGGGACGGCGGCACCGCCCGGCAGCTGGGTCTGGTGGACCAGTTCGGTGGCCTTGACGAAGCACTCGCCTGGGTGGCCGGCCGCGCCTCGCTGGCGGACGGTGAATGGGCGCCGGCCTTCCTGGGCGAGGAGCAGAGCGGCCTGCGCGCGGTGCTGGCCGGGATGATGCAGCCGGAGGAAAGGGCACGGGTCGTGGCGCCGGACCTGTTCGCCGCCCTCTCCGCCGATGAGCGGGATCGGCTGGGTCGTGCGCTGACCGACGTGACCCGCCTGCTGGGCACGCAGGGCGTGCAGGCGCGCTGCCTTGCCTGCCCCGCCGTGCCCCGGGCGGCACCGGGGCAACCGGGGGTGGATGCATGGGCGGCGCTGCTGCGTGCAGTTTCGCTGAACTAA
- a CDS encoding LamG domain-containing protein, with the protein MHEAAAPLATIWRFDDLRRIGGAPVRVEGDPQIVRTDAGPAVRFDGADDALFIESHPLAGARQFTVEAVFRPDGGEFAQRWLHLAEQTADAPEGAYPPVPPSGPRMLFEIRVVGTSWYLDAFTTGPGYNKALIVPEKTFPVGRWYHVAQVYDGRTYRSYVDGVLQAEADIAFQPQGAGYASLGTRINRRDYFNGAVLSARFTAAALTPDQFTRELPAQ; encoded by the coding sequence ATGCATGAAGCAGCCGCTCCCCTGGCGACGATCTGGCGCTTCGACGATCTCCGGCGCATCGGCGGGGCGCCGGTCCGGGTGGAGGGCGATCCGCAGATCGTCCGCACGGATGCTGGTCCAGCGGTACGCTTCGACGGGGCGGACGACGCGCTGTTCATCGAATCGCACCCGCTGGCGGGTGCGAGGCAGTTCACGGTCGAGGCGGTCTTCCGCCCCGACGGTGGGGAGTTCGCGCAACGCTGGCTGCATCTGGCGGAACAAACCGCCGACGCGCCGGAGGGAGCCTACCCCCCGGTCCCGCCGAGCGGGCCGCGCATGCTGTTCGAGATTCGGGTCGTGGGGACGAGCTGGTACCTCGACGCGTTCACCACCGGGCCGGGCTACAACAAGGCGCTGATCGTGCCGGAGAAGACCTTTCCGGTCGGGCGCTGGTACCATGTCGCGCAGGTCTATGACGGGCGCACTTACCGCAGCTATGTCGATGGGGTGCTGCAGGCGGAGGCGGACATCGCGTTCCAGCCACAGGGGGCAGGTTATGCCTCGCTCGGCACCCGGATCAATCGGCGCGACTATTTCAATGGTGCGGTGTTGTCAGCGCGGTTCACGGCGGCGGCGCTGACGCCCGACCAGTTCACGCGCGAACTGCCTGCTCAATAG
- a CDS encoding pectate lyase, translating into MSLVLQLEPAFAAAAPSRAQILETMRRATHFMVEDLATNGGYVWSYLPDRSRRWGEIEATPTMIWVQPPGTATMGHVYLDAYHATGDEYYYSAAEQVAGALMAGQHRSGGWNYFIDFASPAATRHWYETVGKNAWRMEEFQHYSDNATFDDMGTSEASQFLLRMYVEKRDAKYRPALDKAISFVLDSQYPIGGWPQRWPYDPSYPDYQRYITFNDDVAAENVRFLLMIFQTLGDARVLDPIVRGMNLYLVTQMGQPQPGWALQYTTDLRPAGARTYEPNALHTPTTASNVRQLMEFYRLTGETKFLARIPETLDWLDSLRLAEPVKGRNFPTFVEFGSNRPIFVHRRGSNVVNGEYYWDYSSEATLGHYSGSASINVPALREEYEAVRAIPPAELLAKSPLYGSGTQALPRYFVSGGRSGSDLNAGERDAGIAQLIRSLNREGWWPTELRATSNPYQGEGPAEPTPGDYRTTHVGDAFDTSPYTTDQPVTGISTSAYIDNMARLIAAL; encoded by the coding sequence ATGTCGCTCGTCCTGCAACTGGAGCCCGCCTTCGCCGCCGCGGCGCCCAGCCGGGCGCAGATCCTGGAGACGATGCGCCGTGCAACGCACTTCATGGTGGAGGATCTGGCGACCAATGGTGGCTATGTCTGGTCGTACCTGCCCGACCGGTCACGTCGCTGGGGCGAGATCGAGGCGACGCCGACCATGATCTGGGTGCAGCCGCCGGGTACCGCGACGATGGGGCACGTCTATCTCGACGCCTATCACGCGACCGGCGACGAATATTACTACTCCGCGGCGGAGCAGGTGGCGGGCGCGCTGATGGCGGGACAGCACCGGTCAGGCGGGTGGAACTACTTCATCGATTTCGCCAGCCCGGCGGCGACCAGGCACTGGTACGAGACCGTCGGCAAGAACGCGTGGCGGATGGAGGAATTCCAGCACTATTCCGACAATGCCACCTTCGATGACATGGGCACGTCCGAAGCATCGCAGTTCCTGCTGCGCATGTATGTCGAGAAGCGCGATGCGAAGTACCGCCCGGCACTGGACAAGGCGATCAGCTTCGTCCTGGACAGCCAGTATCCGATCGGCGGGTGGCCGCAGCGCTGGCCCTACGACCCGTCCTACCCCGATTATCAGCGCTACATCACCTTCAACGACGATGTGGCGGCGGAGAATGTCCGGTTCCTGCTGATGATCTTCCAGACGCTGGGCGATGCGCGCGTGCTGGACCCGATCGTGCGCGGCATGAACCTGTACCTGGTGACGCAGATGGGTCAGCCGCAGCCCGGCTGGGCACTGCAATACACGACCGACCTGCGCCCGGCGGGTGCCCGCACCTACGAACCCAACGCGCTGCACACCCCCACCACCGCCAGCAATGTCCGGCAGCTGATGGAATTCTATCGCCTGACCGGCGAGACCAAGTTCCTGGCGCGCATCCCCGAGACGCTGGACTGGCTCGACTCGCTGCGGCTGGCGGAACCGGTGAAGGGGCGCAATTTCCCGACCTTTGTGGAGTTCGGCAGCAACCGGCCGATCTTTGTCCACCGGCGCGGCTCCAACGTGGTGAACGGCGAATATTATTGGGACTACAGTTCGGAGGCGACGCTGGGCCATTATTCCGGCTCCGCCTCCATCAACGTCCCCGCTTTGCGCGAGGAGTACGAGGCGGTGCGTGCGATCCCACCGGCGGAGCTGCTGGCGAAGTCACCGCTCTACGGGTCGGGTACGCAGGCACTGCCGCGCTATTTCGTCAGCGGCGGCCGGTCGGGTTCGGACCTCAATGCCGGGGAGCGGGATGCGGGCATCGCGCAGCTTATCCGGTCGCTGAACCGGGAGGGCTGGTGGCCAACCGAACTGCGCGCGACCAGCAACCCCTACCAGGGCGAGGGTCCGGCGGAGCCGACACCCGGCGATTACCGCACGACCCATGTGGGGGACGCGTTCGATACTTCGCCCTACACCACCGACCAGCCGGTGACGGGCATTTCCACCTCCGCCTATATCGACAACATGGCGCGGCTGATCGCGGCGCTGTAA